A window from Montipora capricornis isolate CH-2021 chromosome 7, ASM3666992v2, whole genome shotgun sequence encodes these proteins:
- the LOC138057108 gene encoding gamma-aminobutyric acid receptor subunit alpha-6-like isoform X1, which produces MKMKVFPLTAVLLLSLPRIVSSEDVLTLLFSGYDTATRPNLEEGKPTTIKSTIYIESFGNIEEANMEFKVYSYFRQYWKDLRLAGKLNRTITLKGSEIDSIWAPDPFCYNARESNMMTPNEEIHNFVQIQPDGDIAMSKGVTLLASCVMNLQHFPLDAQTCHLKIGSYAYSTRDIVYEWLPGKVAVGNEELAQFEYKGANLTSDVDVYTTGSFSTITVTFSFQRRIGYYLIQVYFPTIFVVILSWIVFWMEKDDIGNRMALGITTILTIMFLLGSLNGNLPKVSYPKALDWYLLVSFSFVFFSLIECIIVYVFTVQAASKDQQIKCKKCAIPIPKRISVAVKSAIARRKDENTSSQATNMNGDMANQVDDLEMVHVATRSDKTVMEDGSTGNTEKNEVMEKIAFSIDSRSRIFFPSAFIFYNIYYWVYYATA; this is translated from the exons A tgaaaatgaaagtgtTTCCGTTGACTGCTGTTCTTCTGCTCTCGTTGCCTAGAAT AGTATCGAGCGAAGATGTTCTGACATTATTATTCAGTGGATATGATACAGCAACACGGCCGAACTTGG AAGAAGGAAAACCTACGACTATCAAATCTACCATCTACATTGAATCTTTCGGAAACATAGAAGAGGCCAACATG GAATTCAAGGTGTACAGCTACTTTCGCCAGTACTGGAAAGACTTACGGCTGGCCGGCAAACTTAACCGCACTATTACCTTAAAAGGTAGTGAGATCGACAGCATTTGGGCGCCAGATCCGTTCTGCTATAATGCACGTGAATCGAACATGATGACGCCAAATGAAGAGATTCACAACTTCGTGCAAATACAACCTGACGGAGACATAGCCATGAGCAAGGG AGTGACTCTGCTTGCCTCCTGTGTCATGAACTTGCAACATTTTCCACTGGACGCACAGACATGTCATCTTAAGATAGGAAGCT ATGCTTACTCTACGAGGGACATTGTCTACGAGTGGCTTCCTGGAAAAGTTGCTGTTGGCAACGAAGAATTGGCTCAATTTGAATACAAAGGAGCTAATTTGACATCAGATGTGGATGTTTACACTACAG GAAGCTTCTCAACAATAACAGTTACGTTTTCTTTCCAACGACGAATTGGTTACTACCTAATCCAAGTCTACTTTCCAACAATATTCGTGGTGATACTAAGCTGGATCGTGTTCTGGATGGAGAAAGATGACATCGGCAACAGAATGGCTCTGGGTATCACTACAATTCTGACGATAATGTTCCTGCTCGGATCTCTGAATGGTAACCTGCCTAAAGTCAGCTATCCAAAGGCACTGGACTGGTACCTGCTTGTCTCCTTCAGCTTCgtgttcttttctttgattgaaTGCATCATCGTGTACGTTTTCACGGTGCAAGCGGCCAGTAAGGATCAACAGATCAAATGCAAG AAATGCGCAATTCCGATTCCGAAAAGAATCTCTGTGGCTGTCAAATCCGCTATCGCCCGCCGAAAGGATGAAAACACTTCATCTCAGGCTACAAATATGAACGGGGATATGGCGAACCAAGTAGATGATCTCGAAATGGTCCATGTAGCAACAAGGAGTGACAAGACCGTTATGGAAGATGGTTCAACAGGGAATACTGAAAAAAATGAAGTGATGGAAAAGATCGCTTTCTCTATAGACAGTCGCTCACGTATCTTCTTTCCTTCCGCATTTATTTTCTATAACATTTATTACTGGGTTTACTATGCAACAGCTTGA
- the LOC138057627 gene encoding uncharacterized protein, whose protein sequence is GALPKPKRLHLEKDDVDSLYHCPIQLCEHEGFQSQRGCRKHVNNKHSWFFYFDERPRVDSKIAANSSKVPTKSCASSTVVDDVSSSNTRSKPGARSMPSFSSSSQIGEQFTTWLAGSGGGYKKDRPAQQIVNRCLKFLKFCCEEEEELNFEVMDFSLCSPSLLFKFIDYLHEECKLGHGGRLGYIDAISELIDFRKVNGASDGVLRKLSATELYIKRARKTVAKMMRLQWTQDLDVETLEARGHWATMEELLEVVSFHLPRYEQTVKTCQNDPGQVNPSDLTFATKFLATYLFIKVKGSRPMTYQYLTVELVKAAKENGGFIDQKTFKTAGKYGFDSVILTDTSMQILDGYITFVRPLLKPQCDFVLVTKSGKQHGKLGNEMSKLVFDAIGKYIHPTRYRQIVETQSLDALDDKEHRVLCEDQKHSSVVAKVHYQKRRSREVAVKALECLQKLQGTKGSEVDREVNTRFSGAMSSSKAAVECKQSENALPNKVSPPSNRLVMQSNHRRMLKFTSNEDDCLKQGINRHGFGQWTAILRDADYVFQEGRTADSLKKRVHSIKFL, encoded by the coding sequence ggtgcattgcctaaaccaaaacgtcttcacctagaaaaagacgacgtggacagtttgtaccattgcccgatccaaCTGTGCGAACacgaaggatttcaaagccaacgcgggtgtaggaaacacgtcaacaacaagcatagttggttcttttatttcgacgaaagaccccgcgtagactcgaagattgccgcaaactcttcaaaagtgccaacgaaatcgtgcgcctcgagtacagttgtCGATGATGTATCGTCGTCTAATACGCGTTCAAAACCCGGCGCTAGATCAATGCCGTCCTTCTCATCTTCCAGTCAAATAGGAGAGCAATTTACGACTTGGCTTgctggaagtggcggcggttacaagaaagatcgtcccgctcagcagattgtcaatagatgcttgaaatttctcaagttttgctgcgaagaggaggaggaattaaatttcgaagtcatggattttagcctgtgttctccaagcctgttgtttaagtttatcgaCTATTTACACgaggagtgcaagctcggacatggcgggagattgggttacatagacgccatttcggagttgatcgacttcagaaaggtcaacggggcatcggatggagttcttagaaaattatctgccacggaattgtacatcaagagagcgcgcaagacagtggcgaagatgatgagattgcaatggacgcaagatctcgacGTCGAAacattagaggccaggggtcattgggcCACCATGGAAGAACTCTTAGAAGTCGTGTCgtttcacttgcctcgctacgaacaaaccgtgaaaacgtgccaaaatgaccccgggcaagtgaatccctcggacctgacatttgcaaccaaatttttggccacctacttgttcatcaaagtgaaaggatcgcgtcccatgacttatcagtatCTCACGGTTGAAttggtaaaggcagcaaaggaaaatgggggtttcatcgatcagaaaacctttaaaacggctggaaagtaCGGATTTGATTCTGTAATTCTGACTGATacgagcatgcaaatactcgacggctacataactttcgtgaggcctttgctcaaaccccagtgcgattttgttttggtcaccaaaagcGGAAAACAACACggcaaattgggcaacgagatgagcaagttggtcttTGACGCAATcggcaaatacattcaccccacgcgttaTCGCCAGATCGTCGAAACGCAAAGTCTCGACGCGCTTgacgacaaagagcaccgaGTTTTGTGTGAAGACCAAAAGCATAGCTCCGTCGTTGCCAAAGtgcactatcagaagcggagatcgcgcgaagttgccGTTAAAGCTCTCGAGTGTCTCCAAAAATTGCAGGGTACCAAAGGGTCGGAAGTAGATAGGGAAGTAAACACAAGATTCAGCGGTGCAATGTCTAGTTCTAAAGCGGCCGTCGAGTGTAAACAATCGGAAAACGCGCTCCCCAATAAAGTTTCCCCGCCCTCAAATCGCCTAGTAATGCAGAGTAATCATCGTCGAATGTTAAAATTCACGTCAAACGAGGACGATTGTCTCAAGCAAGGGATTAATAGGCACGGTTTTGGTCAGTGGACAGCTATTTTAAGAGATGCCGACTACGTTTTTCAAGAGGGAAGGACGGCCGATTCCTTGAAGAAGAGGGTTCATTCAATTAAGTTTCTCTAG
- the LOC138057108 gene encoding gamma-aminobutyric acid receptor subunit alpha-6-like isoform X2 yields the protein MKVFPLTAVLLLSLPRIVSSEDVLTLLFSGYDTATRPNLEEGKPTTIKSTIYIESFGNIEEANMEFKVYSYFRQYWKDLRLAGKLNRTITLKGSEIDSIWAPDPFCYNARESNMMTPNEEIHNFVQIQPDGDIAMSKGVTLLASCVMNLQHFPLDAQTCHLKIGSYAYSTRDIVYEWLPGKVAVGNEELAQFEYKGANLTSDVDVYTTGSFSTITVTFSFQRRIGYYLIQVYFPTIFVVILSWIVFWMEKDDIGNRMALGITTILTIMFLLGSLNGNLPKVSYPKALDWYLLVSFSFVFFSLIECIIVYVFTVQAASKDQQIKCKKCAIPIPKRISVAVKSAIARRKDENTSSQATNMNGDMANQVDDLEMVHVATRSDKTVMEDGSTGNTEKNEVMEKIAFSIDSRSRIFFPSAFIFYNIYYWVYYATA from the exons atgaaagtgtTTCCGTTGACTGCTGTTCTTCTGCTCTCGTTGCCTAGAAT AGTATCGAGCGAAGATGTTCTGACATTATTATTCAGTGGATATGATACAGCAACACGGCCGAACTTGG AAGAAGGAAAACCTACGACTATCAAATCTACCATCTACATTGAATCTTTCGGAAACATAGAAGAGGCCAACATG GAATTCAAGGTGTACAGCTACTTTCGCCAGTACTGGAAAGACTTACGGCTGGCCGGCAAACTTAACCGCACTATTACCTTAAAAGGTAGTGAGATCGACAGCATTTGGGCGCCAGATCCGTTCTGCTATAATGCACGTGAATCGAACATGATGACGCCAAATGAAGAGATTCACAACTTCGTGCAAATACAACCTGACGGAGACATAGCCATGAGCAAGGG AGTGACTCTGCTTGCCTCCTGTGTCATGAACTTGCAACATTTTCCACTGGACGCACAGACATGTCATCTTAAGATAGGAAGCT ATGCTTACTCTACGAGGGACATTGTCTACGAGTGGCTTCCTGGAAAAGTTGCTGTTGGCAACGAAGAATTGGCTCAATTTGAATACAAAGGAGCTAATTTGACATCAGATGTGGATGTTTACACTACAG GAAGCTTCTCAACAATAACAGTTACGTTTTCTTTCCAACGACGAATTGGTTACTACCTAATCCAAGTCTACTTTCCAACAATATTCGTGGTGATACTAAGCTGGATCGTGTTCTGGATGGAGAAAGATGACATCGGCAACAGAATGGCTCTGGGTATCACTACAATTCTGACGATAATGTTCCTGCTCGGATCTCTGAATGGTAACCTGCCTAAAGTCAGCTATCCAAAGGCACTGGACTGGTACCTGCTTGTCTCCTTCAGCTTCgtgttcttttctttgattgaaTGCATCATCGTGTACGTTTTCACGGTGCAAGCGGCCAGTAAGGATCAACAGATCAAATGCAAG AAATGCGCAATTCCGATTCCGAAAAGAATCTCTGTGGCTGTCAAATCCGCTATCGCCCGCCGAAAGGATGAAAACACTTCATCTCAGGCTACAAATATGAACGGGGATATGGCGAACCAAGTAGATGATCTCGAAATGGTCCATGTAGCAACAAGGAGTGACAAGACCGTTATGGAAGATGGTTCAACAGGGAATACTGAAAAAAATGAAGTGATGGAAAAGATCGCTTTCTCTATAGACAGTCGCTCACGTATCTTCTTTCCTTCCGCATTTATTTTCTATAACATTTATTACTGGGTTTACTATGCAACAGCTTGA